One window of uncultured Methanoregula sp. genomic DNA carries:
- a CDS encoding CDP-alcohol phosphatidyltransferase family protein, whose protein sequence is MTLDQYRSHVKVYFDPLVSIAIRCRLTPNFFTLAALAASAVAGILFYLRMEMWGVLAVAVNAFCDAMDGAVAREMKCQSKRGDFLDHAVDRYADIFIITGIFAGGLVPWQIGVFALTGVLMASYLGTQAQAVGVGRYYGGLLGRADRLVMIMVVGFIDFLMPLSFYSLSLLGWMLVLFGFFGHITAFQRFAYVWRKVE, encoded by the coding sequence ATGACCCTTGACCAGTACCGATCCCATGTCAAAGTATATTTCGACCCGCTCGTATCCATCGCCATCCGGTGCCGGCTGACCCCGAACTTCTTCACGCTCGCCGCTCTTGCCGCCTCGGCAGTTGCCGGCATCCTCTTTTACCTCCGGATGGAGATGTGGGGTGTCCTTGCCGTTGCCGTCAACGCGTTCTGCGACGCCATGGACGGGGCCGTAGCCCGCGAGATGAAATGCCAGAGCAAGCGCGGGGATTTCCTCGACCATGCCGTTGACCGGTACGCGGACATCTTCATCATCACCGGTATCTTTGCCGGGGGGCTTGTGCCGTGGCAGATCGGGGTCTTTGCCCTGACCGGTGTCCTGATGGCTTCTTATCTCGGTACCCAGGCCCAGGCTGTAGGTGTCGGGCGGTACTATGGCGGGCTTCTCGGCCGGGCTGACCGCCTGGTCATGATTATGGTGGTTGGATTCATCGACTTCCTCATGCCCCTGAGCTTCTACAGCCTCTCGCTTCTCGGGTGGATGCTCGTCCTCTTCGGGTTCTTCGGCCATATCACCGCATTCCAGCGGTTCGCCTACGTGTGGCGGAAAGTGGAGTGA
- a CDS encoding adenylate kinase family protein, whose translation MMCGITGTPGTGKSAIGTELARRGHRVVHLTDTIAPYVVGDDEERDAQIIDVDRWAAEFVPVDGFVEGHFAHLLPCDRVVVLRCRPDVLKTRLAQRKYREAKIRENAEAEALDSCLIETVEEHDPSHIFELDTTDHDAPYCADRIEQFVQGKLPADFGHLDWSEYLEIQP comes from the coding sequence ATGATGTGCGGCATCACCGGGACCCCGGGCACCGGCAAATCGGCGATCGGTACCGAACTGGCCCGTCGGGGTCACCGGGTTGTCCACCTCACGGATACCATCGCTCCCTATGTTGTTGGCGACGATGAGGAGCGGGATGCTCAGATCATCGATGTGGACCGGTGGGCTGCAGAATTTGTGCCGGTCGATGGTTTTGTGGAGGGGCACTTTGCCCACCTGCTGCCCTGCGACCGTGTCGTGGTCCTCCGCTGCCGCCCGGACGTGCTGAAGACCCGGCTTGCACAGCGGAAATACCGGGAAGCCAAGATCCGGGAGAATGCCGAAGCCGAGGCACTCGATTCCTGCCTGATCGAGACGGTTGAGGAGCACGACCCGTCGCATATCTTCGAACTCGATACAACGGACCATGATGCCCCGTATTGCGCTGACCGGATCGAACAGTTCGTGCAGGGGAAGTTACCCGCTGACTTTGGCCACCTTGACTGGTCGGAGTACCTGGAGATCCAGCCATGA
- the hisC gene encoding histidinol-phosphate transaminase: protein MEHLVRSCYKKKSGYVFAKKAEDIAREYGIERIARLASNENPEPLSPAALEAAETALKTVNRYPDERVNVLMNALRSHYGDYHFVTGVGMDGVIETIIRTLVEPGEQVAISTPSFSFYALAAMGQGAGVITVPREPDFSVDTKKLIKAAKTAKVTVVCSPNNPTGNATSVEAVAEILEGIEGLLFLDNAYVEFSGIDYLPLMKKHENLVLGRTFSKVYSLAGLRIGYAFTPRWLPPWYQRAGTPFTVNAVSMAAAAAALPDNGHAERYIAQVKKWRERFAAEVKYPVLPSDANFVMVDVQPHTSDEVVEELARHGVVVRSCRSFAGLEDHYVRVSVGEDWENELFVKVINTL, encoded by the coding sequence ATGGAGCACTTGGTCCGGTCATGTTATAAGAAGAAGAGCGGCTATGTCTTTGCCAAGAAGGCGGAGGATATCGCCCGCGAGTACGGTATCGAGCGGATAGCCCGGCTTGCCAGCAACGAGAACCCCGAACCGCTGTCCCCGGCCGCGCTCGAAGCGGCAGAAACCGCCCTGAAGACCGTGAACCGTTATCCTGACGAGCGCGTGAATGTCCTGATGAATGCGCTCCGTTCCCACTACGGGGACTATCATTTCGTGACCGGTGTCGGGATGGACGGCGTGATCGAGACAATCATCCGGACCCTCGTGGAGCCGGGAGAGCAGGTCGCAATATCCACGCCCTCTTTCTCGTTCTATGCGCTTGCGGCCATGGGGCAGGGTGCCGGGGTCATTACTGTTCCCCGGGAACCGGACTTTTCAGTTGACACGAAAAAACTGATCAAAGCAGCAAAGACTGCCAAGGTCACGGTGGTCTGCTCGCCGAACAACCCGACCGGGAATGCTACTTCGGTCGAGGCGGTTGCCGAGATCCTCGAAGGGATAGAAGGGCTCCTTTTCCTCGACAATGCCTATGTCGAGTTCTCGGGGATCGATTATCTCCCGCTCATGAAAAAGCACGAGAACCTTGTGCTCGGGCGGACATTCTCGAAAGTGTACTCCCTTGCCGGTCTCCGGATCGGGTACGCCTTTACCCCCCGCTGGCTGCCTCCCTGGTACCAGCGGGCAGGCACGCCGTTTACGGTCAACGCGGTCTCGATGGCTGCGGCGGCTGCAGCACTCCCCGACAATGGGCATGCTGAACGGTATATCGCGCAGGTAAAGAAATGGCGGGAACGCTTTGCCGCTGAGGTGAAATACCCGGTCCTCCCCTCCGATGCCAACTTCGTGATGGTGGATGTCCAGCCCCACACCAGCGACGAGGTGGTGGAGGAACTGGCCCGGCACGGGGTTGTCGTCCGCTCCTGCCGGAGCTTTGCCGGCCTTGAAGATCATTATGTCCGGGTCAGCGTCGGGGAAGACTGGGAGAACGAGCTCTTCGTGAAGGTGATCAACACCCTATGA
- a CDS encoding acetylornithine/succinylornithine family transaminase encodes METTSQFRALDERYYMPAFSRQIALVKGEGSKVWDADGKEYIDCVAGIAVCSTGHCHPAVVKAICDQAHQLIHCSNLYYVPHQGEIAKKLVEVTGMHKAFFSNSGAEATDGALKLARVRTGKKKFVAFVHGFHGRTVGSLAVTHKPAIREPFEPLGLQTTFVEYGDLDGLKKAVDNDTAGVIVEPIQGEAGVIIPPNSFFEGIREVCDRTGTLMIVDEVQTGMGRTGKWLAMQHTKVQPDIVTLAKGIASGFPMGALLAREGLEFKKSEHGSTFAGGPLACAAALATTGVIEKILPDVSRKGERFAQGLKKYHPRVRGLMIGITVGDKCPDIQKTCAEQGVLVNCAADGNLRLVPPLTITDAEIDRVVRVIDGALGPVML; translated from the coding sequence ATGGAAACTACCAGCCAGTTCAGGGCGCTCGATGAGCGCTATTACATGCCCGCATTCTCCCGGCAGATTGCGCTCGTGAAAGGCGAGGGATCGAAAGTCTGGGACGCAGACGGGAAAGAATACATAGACTGCGTTGCAGGTATCGCTGTCTGCAGCACCGGCCACTGTCACCCGGCCGTGGTAAAGGCGATCTGCGACCAGGCTCACCAGCTCATCCACTGCTCGAACCTCTACTATGTGCCCCACCAGGGAGAGATTGCAAAGAAACTCGTGGAAGTGACCGGTATGCACAAGGCCTTCTTCTCGAATTCCGGTGCCGAGGCTACCGACGGGGCACTCAAGCTTGCCCGGGTCAGAACCGGCAAGAAGAAGTTCGTGGCATTTGTGCACGGGTTTCACGGCCGCACGGTCGGATCCCTTGCAGTCACCCACAAGCCCGCGATACGGGAACCGTTCGAACCCCTGGGGCTCCAGACAACCTTCGTGGAATACGGGGATCTCGACGGGCTCAAAAAGGCTGTTGACAATGATACCGCGGGTGTCATTGTCGAACCGATCCAGGGAGAAGCGGGTGTCATCATCCCCCCGAACAGTTTCTTTGAGGGGATTCGCGAGGTGTGCGACAGGACGGGCACCTTAATGATCGTGGACGAAGTCCAGACCGGCATGGGACGGACCGGTAAGTGGCTTGCCATGCAGCACACGAAGGTGCAGCCCGATATCGTCACCCTTGCAAAAGGGATCGCAAGCGGGTTTCCGATGGGAGCCCTTCTTGCCCGCGAAGGACTGGAGTTCAAGAAGAGCGAGCACGGCAGCACCTTTGCCGGTGGTCCGCTTGCCTGCGCCGCAGCGCTTGCAACAACCGGCGTGATCGAAAAGATCCTCCCGGATGTATCCCGCAAGGGTGAGCGGTTCGCGCAGGGTCTGAAAAAATACCACCCCCGGGTCCGGGGACTGATGATTGGTATTACCGTAGGAGACAAATGCCCGGACATCCAGAAGACATGTGCAGAACAAGGCGTATTGGTCAACTGCGCAGCGGATGGCAACCTCCGGCTCGTCCCGCCGCTGACAATTACGGATGCCGAGATTGACCGCGTGGTCAGGGTTATCGATGGAGCACTTGGTCCGGTCATGTTATAA
- the guaA gene encoding glutamine-hydrolyzing GMP synthase encodes MVKCEKFIPKSIEEIKTAAGGEKVVMALSGGVDSSVCAALAARAIGDNLIPIYIDTGLMRKGETERIRTIFGNIHLQIVDAGDEFLDALKGITDPEAKRKAIGERFIRVFEREAKKQGAKCLLQGTIYPDRIESEGGIKSHHNVGGMPLHMEFTKVIEPIRDLYKDEVREVAGALGLPKEIQHRMPFPGPGLAVRILGEVTREKAAVIREANWIVEDELVEKYAPWQCFAALVGLGTGVKGDNRIHGWIVAVRAVNSRDGMTADPINIPFDHLVRIGSRITADIPSVARVVYDITAKPPATIEYE; translated from the coding sequence ATGGTCAAGTGCGAGAAGTTCATTCCGAAATCAATTGAAGAGATCAAAACCGCAGCCGGCGGCGAGAAAGTTGTCATGGCCCTGTCGGGCGGTGTTGACAGTTCTGTCTGCGCAGCCCTAGCTGCCCGTGCAATCGGGGACAACCTGATCCCCATCTATATCGATACCGGCCTGATGCGGAAAGGCGAGACCGAACGGATCCGGACGATCTTTGGCAACATCCATCTCCAGATCGTTGATGCGGGTGACGAGTTCCTTGATGCCCTCAAAGGCATCACGGATCCTGAGGCCAAGCGCAAGGCTATTGGCGAGCGATTCATCCGGGTCTTTGAGCGGGAGGCTAAAAAACAGGGAGCCAAATGCCTTTTGCAGGGGACAATCTACCCGGACCGGATCGAGAGCGAGGGTGGGATAAAGAGCCACCACAATGTCGGTGGCATGCCCCTCCACATGGAGTTCACGAAAGTCATCGAGCCGATCCGTGACCTGTACAAGGATGAAGTCCGCGAAGTTGCCGGGGCACTCGGGCTCCCCAAAGAGATCCAGCACCGGATGCCCTTCCCCGGCCCCGGCCTTGCCGTGCGGATTCTCGGCGAAGTGACCCGGGAGAAGGCTGCGGTCATCCGGGAAGCGAACTGGATCGTCGAGGACGAACTGGTTGAGAAATACGCTCCCTGGCAGTGCTTTGCAGCGCTCGTAGGCCTCGGTACCGGGGTCAAAGGCGACAACCGGATCCACGGCTGGATCGTTGCCGTGAGAGCCGTGAACTCCCGGGACGGGATGACGGCCGACCCGATCAACATCCCCTTCGACCACCTGGTAAGAATCGGGTCGAGAATTACCGCCGACATCCCGAGCGTTGCCCGTGTTGTGTACGATATTACGGCAAAACCCCCGGCAACCATCGAATACGAATAA
- a CDS encoding CTP synthase codes for MKYIIITGGVMSGLGKGITAASVGRILKNRGYRVTAVKIDPYLNIDAGTMNPAQHGEVFVLKDGSEVDLDLGNYERFLDIELTASHNITTGKVYRTVIEKERRGDFLGETVQIIPHITDQIKKCIQQAAEEEFPDGTRADICLVEVGGTVGDIESMPFLEAVRQMHGELPPHDFVLIHVTLIPEDTMGDFKTKPTQHSVKALRELGLHADIIVGRSESPIGANTKRKISAFCDLPQSAVISAATAPDTYAVPMEMEKEGIADVLSAHLGLDKTEVDTTWYRIVNKEYTNRVTIAIVSKYGIEDVYISIKESLKHAGRALSTEVKIAWLDAERYERSSLKDYDGILIPGGFGKRGIEGKIEAIRFARENNIPFLGLCLGFQLATVEYARNKAGIADATSEEFGEGSHVIAILPEQEGVNELGGTMRLGNYTADMRPDTLALKLYGENQITERHRHRYEVNPKFIKPLENAGLVFSATNRNRMECLELPGHPFFFATQFHPEFKSRPTHPSPPYLGFVEACRANKRTK; via the coding sequence GTGAAATACATCATTATTACCGGGGGTGTGATGAGCGGGCTTGGAAAAGGAATCACCGCTGCATCCGTGGGCCGCATTCTGAAAAACCGGGGCTACCGGGTGACCGCGGTCAAGATCGACCCGTACCTCAACATCGATGCGGGGACGATGAACCCGGCCCAGCATGGTGAGGTTTTTGTATTGAAAGACGGGAGCGAAGTGGATCTCGACCTCGGGAACTACGAGCGGTTTCTTGACATCGAACTCACCGCATCCCACAATATTACCACCGGCAAGGTGTACCGCACGGTCATAGAAAAGGAACGCCGCGGGGACTTCCTCGGCGAGACTGTGCAGATCATCCCCCACATCACCGACCAGATCAAGAAATGCATCCAGCAGGCGGCCGAAGAGGAGTTCCCGGACGGGACCCGGGCAGACATCTGCCTTGTCGAAGTCGGCGGAACAGTCGGCGACATCGAGAGCATGCCGTTCCTCGAGGCGGTCCGGCAGATGCACGGGGAACTTCCCCCGCATGACTTTGTCCTGATCCATGTCACCCTGATTCCTGAGGACACGATGGGGGACTTCAAGACCAAGCCTACGCAGCACTCGGTCAAGGCGCTGCGGGAACTGGGTCTCCATGCAGACATCATCGTAGGAAGGAGCGAGAGCCCGATCGGTGCCAATACCAAGCGCAAGATCTCGGCGTTCTGCGATCTTCCCCAGAGCGCGGTCATCTCGGCGGCTACCGCCCCGGATACCTATGCAGTTCCCATGGAGATGGAAAAAGAGGGCATTGCCGATGTGCTCTCCGCCCATCTCGGGCTTGACAAAACGGAAGTCGATACCACCTGGTACCGTATCGTGAACAAGGAGTATACGAACCGGGTGACCATTGCCATTGTCAGCAAATACGGTATCGAGGACGTCTATATCAGCATCAAGGAGTCGCTCAAGCACGCGGGCCGGGCGCTCTCAACCGAAGTCAAGATCGCGTGGCTGGATGCGGAACGGTACGAGCGGAGCTCGCTCAAGGATTATGACGGCATCCTTATCCCGGGAGGCTTCGGGAAGCGGGGTATCGAAGGGAAGATCGAAGCAATCCGCTTTGCCCGCGAGAACAACATCCCCTTCCTCGGGCTCTGCCTCGGGTTCCAGCTGGCAACGGTCGAGTACGCCCGGAACAAGGCAGGCATTGCCGATGCAACGAGCGAGGAGTTCGGCGAAGGTTCGCATGTGATCGCCATCCTGCCCGAACAGGAAGGAGTCAACGAGCTGGGCGGGACAATGCGTCTTGGCAATTATACCGCGGACATGCGGCCGGATACGCTGGCGCTGAAACTGTACGGCGAGAACCAGATCACCGAGCGGCACCGCCACCGGTATGAAGTGAACCCGAAGTTCATAAAACCCCTTGAAAATGCCGGCCTGGTCTTCTCGGCAACGAACAGGAACCGGATGGAGTGCCTTGAACTCCCCGGCCACCCGTTCTTCTTTGCCACCCAGTTCCATCCGGAATTCAAGTCCCGGCCAACCCATCCCTCCCCGCCCTACCTGGGCTTTGTTGAGGCATGCAGGGCGAACAAGCGGACAAAATAA
- a CDS encoding tetratricopeptide repeat protein gives MKSGRILFILAILAIVACLAQPVLAETDNATQFYNRGSQYASAGDYAGAVALFDQALASNITLISKSDTLMYVYNDKAAALTDLGKYDEAVKTAEQGLSLYKNSPGLWNNKGYALYKQGKYNDAITAYDSAISVAAAQNETYLKGYINKGVALNKAGRSYEAVGAFTKALELSPGNTDATEGLAEAQKATTTTNIVLAAIVIVALGLVIWYVKFRKPADGKDASGKKNTKSKKE, from the coding sequence ATGAAATCCGGACGAATTTTATTCATCCTGGCCATTCTTGCCATCGTGGCATGCCTCGCGCAGCCCGTACTGGCAGAAACAGACAACGCAACCCAGTTCTACAACCGCGGGTCACAGTATGCATCTGCGGGCGATTATGCCGGAGCGGTCGCGTTATTCGATCAGGCTCTTGCTTCGAATATCACCCTGATCAGCAAGTCTGACACGCTCATGTACGTCTACAATGACAAGGCAGCAGCACTCACGGATCTTGGGAAATATGATGAGGCTGTGAAGACTGCAGAGCAGGGTCTTTCACTGTACAAGAATAGCCCCGGTCTCTGGAACAACAAGGGCTATGCCCTCTACAAGCAGGGAAAATACAATGATGCGATTACTGCGTACGACTCGGCAATCAGCGTTGCTGCAGCACAGAACGAGACCTACCTCAAGGGATACATAAACAAGGGTGTTGCCCTGAACAAGGCCGGGCGTTCCTATGAAGCGGTTGGTGCCTTTACCAAGGCTCTCGAACTCAGCCCGGGCAACACAGATGCAACTGAAGGACTTGCCGAAGCACAGAAAGCCACCACGACAACCAATATCGTGCTTGCGGCTATCGTTATCGTTGCCCTGGGCCTCGTTATCTGGTACGTCAAGTTCCGGAAACCTGCAGACGGCAAAGATGCTTCAGGAAAGAAAAACACGAAATCAAAGAAAGAATAA
- a CDS encoding PaaI family thioesterase encodes MSYLDNIRKDGRYANPFFCLMGIELVKAEPGKAVLKMQVRPDMLNGVGWLQGGILVALADEAMALALYPVLSPSEGIATISESTSFVKGTRDGVIIAEGTVLKKGRRVAFCEGEVRMESGDKILLSRTTAAFAVTAQP; translated from the coding sequence ATGAGTTATCTGGATAATATCAGAAAAGACGGCAGATATGCCAATCCTTTTTTTTGTCTTATGGGAATTGAGCTTGTCAAAGCCGAGCCGGGAAAGGCCGTGCTGAAGATGCAGGTCCGGCCGGATATGCTCAACGGGGTCGGATGGCTGCAGGGCGGGATCCTCGTTGCCCTTGCCGACGAGGCGATGGCCCTTGCCCTCTACCCGGTCCTTTCCCCGAGTGAGGGAATTGCCACCATCTCGGAATCCACGAGTTTTGTCAAGGGCACCCGGGACGGTGTCATTATCGCGGAGGGAACGGTTCTCAAGAAAGGGCGCCGCGTGGCTTTCTGCGAAGGGGAAGTCCGGATGGAGAGCGGGGACAAGATCCTGCTCTCCCGCACAACCGCTGCATTTGCGGTTACTGCCCAGCCCTGA
- a CDS encoding dolichyl-phosphate beta-glucosyltransferase, translating into MTTPPGAQYSLVIPAYNEEKRIPRLFDAIPGFDGELIVVCDGTDRTAEVVESIAAQRSDLVIRCLRFDHRLGKGGGVLAGLSAASAPRVGYFDADGSTSIKEMVRLFAMLDSSDTAIGSRWVPGSNLVVRQGFMRRIESRVFNLLIRLLFGLTFHDTQCGAKVFRRSALVSQLPCMVSRGFEFDVELLWRIRKAGCTIAEVPIEWQNKGDSRVQKRDMIRMLLGLFAIRFGPGRHE; encoded by the coding sequence ATGACCACTCCACCCGGGGCACAGTACAGCCTCGTAATACCCGCATACAACGAAGAGAAGAGGATCCCCCGGCTCTTCGACGCCATACCCGGGTTTGACGGGGAGCTCATCGTTGTCTGTGACGGGACGGACCGAACTGCAGAAGTGGTTGAGAGCATTGCCGCACAGCGCAGCGATCTTGTCATCCGCTGCCTTCGTTTCGACCACCGGCTGGGGAAAGGCGGGGGCGTCCTCGCCGGCCTTTCTGCAGCCAGCGCCCCCCGGGTGGGATATTTCGATGCCGACGGGTCTACGAGTATAAAGGAGATGGTGCGCCTCTTTGCAATGCTCGACTCTTCCGATACAGCGATCGGCTCGCGCTGGGTGCCGGGATCGAACCTTGTTGTCCGGCAGGGGTTCATGCGACGCATCGAGAGCCGGGTCTTCAACCTGCTCATCCGACTCCTCTTCGGCCTCACATTCCACGACACGCAGTGCGGGGCAAAGGTCTTCCGCAGATCGGCACTCGTTTCCCAGCTGCCCTGCATGGTATCCCGCGGATTCGAATTCGATGTCGAACTTCTCTGGAGGATCAGAAAGGCTGGGTGCACAATCGCCGAGGTCCCGATCGAATGGCAGAACAAAGGCGACTCCCGGGTCCAGAAGCGGGACATGATCCGGATGCTCCTTGGCCTGTTTGCAATCCGCTTTGGTCCCGGCCGACATGAGTGA
- a CDS encoding tetratricopeptide repeat protein has protein sequence MSEIPEDKKREAFRLFEDGQYQESLILCTALLESGKDPAIEILAATNLYNAGRLEDAEVFFRDLARKMPDSSYVHSYLAKVLEARGDEAAIAEYATAVHLDPGNQDALRSYAEYLIARRDYRGALPVLRRLMQAGAGDADRKNLMRALIEAGEPGEALATHAAHNDPELSHEYLDALVRSGNFRDAYESGLRLYRETGDVDILRTYLDSLARYDPPSALGAYAGYTADAGDQPHAGILCDYILLLKTGKRYSEALSLTRELLSWDRGPAGRLLECEILAELDNTPAALAAYEALIRDEMTGRCDPDVLSHIISRYRRFLAGALSPEEARQRFLDIVSKDISVTSLLETARFFADTGDDDEARSWYYRAYRADFLAGGPPYARFLSAHGDERECEKVMLYLLANIRKGSDLIRIAAVIVDDDCRMYRFRRLMEQLIKKLSDRRTTLDSEGLELLSIAFFIMATNALEEADYAGCKYCCLCGMDVMPHHSRTIRLEDYLRLIRECKEQSVADRPIMHTVQTRERAQKIPPAQAVTDQLGLSEQEQKIIAFLRSHRKASEMDLRTLLGTRRVVGMVNRIIQRAAREGLTLIEKKGIGEDGEIYEYTGT, from the coding sequence ATGAGTGAAATTCCCGAAGATAAAAAACGAGAGGCATTCCGTCTCTTCGAGGACGGGCAGTACCAGGAATCGCTCATTCTCTGCACGGCACTGCTCGAATCAGGAAAAGACCCGGCCATAGAGATCCTCGCTGCAACGAATCTCTACAATGCCGGCAGGCTCGAAGATGCCGAAGTCTTTTTCCGCGACCTTGCCCGGAAGATGCCGGACTCTTCGTATGTCCACAGTTACCTTGCAAAAGTTCTCGAAGCGCGGGGGGACGAAGCGGCCATTGCCGAGTACGCTACCGCGGTCCACCTCGACCCCGGCAACCAGGATGCCCTGCGGAGTTATGCGGAATACCTGATCGCTCGCCGGGACTACCGGGGGGCACTGCCGGTCCTGCGCCGGCTCATGCAGGCAGGTGCGGGCGATGCCGACAGGAAAAACCTGATGCGGGCACTCATCGAAGCCGGGGAACCGGGCGAAGCCCTTGCCACCCATGCAGCCCACAACGACCCGGAGCTTTCGCATGAATATCTCGATGCGCTGGTCCGTTCGGGAAACTTCCGGGATGCGTACGAATCCGGCCTTCGTCTGTATCGCGAAACCGGGGATGTGGACATCCTGAGAACGTACCTGGATTCCCTTGCCCGGTACGATCCGCCGTCTGCGCTCGGTGCCTATGCCGGTTATACCGCAGATGCCGGGGATCAGCCTCATGCAGGAATCCTGTGCGATTATATCCTACTCCTCAAAACCGGGAAACGGTACAGCGAAGCGCTCAGCCTGACAAGGGAGCTCCTCTCATGGGATCGCGGCCCGGCCGGGCGGCTGCTCGAATGCGAGATCCTTGCTGAACTGGACAACACACCGGCAGCCCTTGCCGCATACGAAGCCCTCATCCGGGACGAAATGACAGGAAGATGCGATCCCGACGTCCTTTCCCACATCATCTCGCGGTACCGCAGGTTTCTGGCAGGTGCCCTGTCCCCGGAAGAAGCCAGACAACGATTTCTCGATATCGTATCAAAGGATATCAGCGTCACGAGTCTTCTCGAAACCGCACGCTTCTTTGCAGACACCGGGGACGACGATGAGGCCCGCTCTTGGTACTACCGGGCATACCGGGCCGACTTCCTTGCCGGGGGCCCGCCCTATGCCCGGTTCCTTTCGGCTCACGGGGATGAGCGCGAATGCGAGAAAGTGATGCTGTATCTCCTTGCCAACATCAGGAAAGGATCCGATCTCATCCGCATTGCAGCGGTCATCGTTGACGATGACTGCAGGATGTACCGCTTCCGGCGGCTGATGGAGCAGCTGATAAAAAAACTGTCCGACCGTCGCACTACGCTCGATTCGGAAGGGCTGGAACTCTTATCCATCGCCTTTTTCATTATGGCAACCAATGCTCTGGAAGAGGCAGATTATGCGGGCTGCAAATACTGCTGCCTGTGCGGAATGGACGTCATGCCCCACCATTCCCGCACGATCCGGCTGGAAGATTATCTCCGGCTGATCCGGGAATGCAAGGAGCAGTCCGTTGCCGACCGCCCGATCATGCACACCGTGCAGACCAGGGAGCGGGCACAGAAAATCCCCCCGGCCCAGGCAGTTACCGATCAGCTTGGGCTCTCTGAGCAGGAGCAGAAGATCATCGCGTTCCTCCGCTCGCACCGCAAGGCGAGCGAGATGGACCTGCGCACCCTGCTTGGCACGCGGAGGGTAGTCGGGATGGTCAACCGGATCATCCAGAGGGCAGCCCGCGAGGGGCTGACCCTTATCGAAAAGAAAGGCATCGGGGAGGATGGTGAGATCTATGAATATACCGGA